In Oryza brachyantha chromosome 2, ObraRS2, whole genome shotgun sequence, a single window of DNA contains:
- the LOC121053602 gene encoding uncharacterized protein LOC121053602, with product MDKAAMRSQLSGGEYQYYYQGAGGAGGLVVDQEIGGGVTVAAPSEAAAVDGVVLLMEMLDDDEEEEMVEEGYYSPAPAGTIVADADRLSHVIRSLEAEIGGAAAASPAARIDVVRDESTAASCDDAGAAAMRRLEHMLSDDLDDGYGAGGPFGYGWPPEVAAVHEAAGWCVYGDEHLYYGDGPADEQVYSPLWQQ from the coding sequence ATGGACAAGGCGGCGATGCGGAGCCAGCTGAGCGGCGGGGAGTACCAGTACTACTACcaaggcgccggcggcgctggcggcctcgtcgtcgaccAGGAGATAGGCGGCGGCgtgacggtggcggcgccgtccgAGGCAGCTGCCGTCGACGGGGTGGTGCTCCTCATGGAGATGCTcgatgacgacgaggaggaggagatggtggaGGAGGGCTACtactcgccggcgccggcggggaccatcgtcgccgacgccgaccggCTGAGCCACGTCATCCGGTCGCTGGAGGCCGAGATAGGCggtgcggccgccgcctcgccggcggcgaggatcgACGTCGTCAGAGAcgagagcacggcggcgagctgcgacgacgccggcgcagCGGCGATGAGGCGGCTGGAGCATATGCTCTCGGACGATCTCGACGACGGctacggcgccggcgggccgTTCGGGTACGGCTGGCCgccggaggtggcggcggtgcacgaGGCGGCCGGCTGGTGCGTGTACGGCGACGAGCATCTGTACTATGGAGATGGCCCCGCTGATGAGCAAGTATATAGCCCACTATGGCAGCAATAa
- the LOC102709529 gene encoding putative callose synthase 8 — translation MELEIVEVGPSSRPLRLVPAQPRWRPPPPATQLPPPPPPPPPEAEASSSAGDAAAAAAAANQFDSEKLPQTLVSEIRPFLRVANQVEHESPRVAYLCRFHAFEKAHMMDPRSTGRGVRQFKTALLQRLEQDEKSTFTKRMAKSDSQEIRLFCEKKIQANELNELMPVLGEVLKAVQIGTGMEKRIATETFADKSALLRYNILPLYTGSNKQAIMLLPEIKVAVSAVFNVRSLPFSNTKVHKNQTDIFIWIQSWFGFQKGNVTNQREHLILLLANMHARLSPKSPSETMLDDRAVDELLAKTFENYLTWCKFLGRKSNIWLPSVKQEIQQHKLLYIALYLLIWGEASNLRLMPECLCYIFHHMSYELYGVLSGAVSLITGEKVRPAYGGDDESFLNKVVTPIYREIYEESLKNKNGVSDHSTWRNYDDLNEFFWSADCFKLGWPMRLNNDFFFTSTKKKNPQLLVVPPVSVNTSQQTEQQNPQLAHGSSPFQTMPNSEASEQTQQRAPSETSQQKWLGKTNFVEVRSFWHIFRSFDRMWTLLVLGLQVLIIMAWHGLESPVQLIDPIIFQDVLSIFITNAVLRVIQVVLDIAFSWRTKRTMRFSQKLRFAVKLSIAVAWAIVLPIFYASSQSYMSCSTRRPKTFLGMFCLSKYMVVVAFYLTSNVIGMAFFLVPAVSSFLETSTWRICNMLAWWCQPELYVGRGMQEGQVSLLKYTTFWTILLSSKFLFSYYFEIKPLVEPTKEIMKVNVNKYEWHEFFPQVKSNAGAILAVWAPIILVYFMDTQIWYSVFCTIFGGMCGIIHHLGEIRTMGMVRSRFCTLPEAFNIYLVPHSTMTKKKGMLPSFLENKIFKNLGKAERHDPTKFALVWNQIINSFRSEDLISNREMDLMTMPMSLEHKSGSIRWPMFLLAKKFSEAVDMVANFTGKSVHLFRKIKKDNYMLCAINDFYELTKSILKFLVIGEVEKRIIAAIYTEIEKSIQNASLLDDFRMDHLPSLVDKFDRLAQLLNTNTQELQYEVTILLQDIIDILVQDMFVDAQSVLVLINSSKTLISDDHGTFEYYKPELFASINSISENGPLKEQVKRLYLLLNTKEKAMEAPSNLEARRRISFFATSLFMDMPLAPKVSSMLSFSIITPYFNEEVRFSEDELHSDQDEASVLSYMQKIYPDEWKNFLERLGPKVTQEEIRYWASFRGQTLSRTVRGMMYYRKALRLQAFLDKTNDQELFKGPAANGRQTKNMHPSLGTELDALADMKFSYVISCQKFGEQKSNGDPHAQDIIDLMTRYPALRVAYIEEKEIIVNNRPHKVYSSVLIKAENNLDQEIYRIKLPGPPLIGEGKPENQNHAIIFTRGEALQTIDMNQDNYLEEAYKMRNVLQEFVRHPRGKAPTILGLREHIFTGSVSSLAGFMSYQETSFVTIGQRFLADPLRVRFHYGHPDIFDRMFHLTRGGISKASKTINLSEDVFAGYNSILRRGHITYNEYIQVGKGRDVGLNQISKFEAKVANGNSEQTLSRDIHRLGRRFDFFRMLSCYFTTVGFYFNSLISVVGVYVFLYGQLYLVLSGLQRALLIEAQTQNMKSLETALVSQSFLQLGLLTGLPMVMELGLEKGFRVALSDFILMQLQLASVFFTFSLGTKAHYYGRTILHGGAKYRPTGRKFVAFHASFTENYQLYSRSHFVKGFELVFLLIIYHIFRRSYVSTAVHVMITYSTWFMAVTWLFAPFLFNPAGFAWRKIVEDWADWTIWMRNQGGIGVQPEKSWESWWNAENAHLRHSVLSSRILEVLLSLRFFIYQYGLVYHLKISQDNKNFLVYLLSWVVIIAIVGLVKLVNWASRRLSSKHQLVFRLIKLLIFLSVMTSLILLSCLCQLSIMDLIICCLAFIPTGWGLLLIVQVLRPKIEYYAIWEPIQVIAHAYDYGMGSLLFFPIAALAWMPVISAIQTRVLFNRAFSRQLQIQPFIAGKTKRR, via the exons ATGGAGTTGGAGATCGTGGAGGTGGGCCCGTCGAGCAGGCCGCTGAGGTTGGTGCCGGCGCAGCCGCGGTGGAGGCCTCCCCCGCCCGCGACGCAGcttccccctccgcctccgccacctcctcctgaGGCGGAGGCGTCGTCGAGCGCaggggacgcggcggcggctgctgctgcagcgaACCAGTTCGACAGCGAGAAGCTGCCGCAGACGCTGGTGTCGGAGATTCGCCCGTTCCTCCGCGTCGCTAACCAGGTCGAGCACGAGTCCCCGCGCGTCGCCTACCTGT GTCGATTTCATGCCTTTGAAAAGGCTCATATGATGGATCCACGTTCTACAGGGAGGGGTGTTCGTCAATTTAAAACTGCACTTCTTCAGAGACTTGAACAG GACGAGAAAAGCACATTTACCAAGAGAATGGCAAAGAGTGATTCTCAAGAGATCAGATTATTTTGCGAGAA GAAAATACAAGCTAACGAGCTTAATGAACTCATGCCCGTCTTGGGAGAAGTTCTAAAAGCTGTTCAGATTGGAACTGGCATGGAG AAACGGATTGCTACAGAAACTTTTGCAGATAAGTCGGCCTTACTCCGATATAATATTCTTCCGTTGTACACTGGATCAAATAAACAAGCAATTATGCTTCTCCCTGAG ATCAAAGTTGCAGTGTCTGCGGTGTTTAATGTTCGCAGTCTTCCATTTTCTAACACCAAGGTTCATAAAAATCAGacagatatttttatatggattCAAAGTTGGTTTGGATTCCAG AAAGGAAATGTTACTAATCAAAGGGAGCATCTCATTCTTTTGCTTGCAAATATGCATGCACGCCTGAGCCCGAAGTCACCCTCTGAAACAATG CTTGATGACAGAGCAGTGGATGAATTATTGGCGAAAACATTTGAAAACTATCTGACCTGGTGCAAATTTTTGGGGAGAAAAAGCAACATATG GTTACCCTCTGTGAAACAGGAGATCCAGCAACATAAACTTCTGTACATAGCTCTTTATCTTCTTATATGGGGAGAAGCATCAAATTTACGACTTATGCCAGAATGTTTATGCTACATATTTCATCAT ATGTCATATGAGTTATATGGAGTACTCTCAGGAGCTGTAAGCTTAATTACTGGTGAAAAAGTCAGACCTGCATATGGAGGGGATGATGAATCATTTTTGAACAAAGTAGTGACACCAATATACAGAGAGATATATGAG GAATCACTAAAGAACAAGAATGGAGTCTCTGATCACTCAACATGGAGAAACTATGATGACCTCAATGAGTTCTTCTG GTCTGCTGATTGTTTCAAGCTTGGATGGCCCATGCGCCTGAATAATGACTTCTTTTTTACATCGACCAAAAAGAAGAATCCTCAGCTTCTCGTTGTTCCACCAGTTTCAGTAAATACATCTCAGCAAACTGAGCAACAAAATCCCCAATTGGCTCATGGATCCTCACCATTTCAAACTATGCCCAATTCAGAAGCATCTGAGCAAACACAACAG CGTGCTCCAAGTGAGACATCTCAACAGAAGTGGCTAGGAAAGACAAACTTTGTCGAGGTCCGATCATTTTGGCATATCTTCAGAAGCTTTGATAGGATGTGGACACTTCTTGTGCTTGGGCTTCAG GTTCTTATAATAATGGCGTGGCATGGATTAGAAAGTCCTGTTCAGTTAATTGATCCAATAATATTTCAGGATGTGCTGAGTATTTTCATAACCAATGCAGTACTTCGAGTTATTCAAG TTGTTCTTGATATTGCTTTCTCATGGAGAACCAAGAGAACGATGAGATTTAGTCAGAAGTTAAGATTTGCTGTAAAACTTTCAATTGCTGTGGCATGGGCCATCGTTCTTCCTATTTTTTACGCTAGTTCCCAAAGTTACATGTCTTGTTCAACTAGACGACCTAAAACTTTTCTGGGGATGTTTTGCTTGTCAAAATATATGGTAGTTGTTGCATTCTACCTTACAAGCAATGTGATTGGGATGGCATTTTTTCTTGTTCCTGCTGTAAGCAGCTTTTTAGAGACATCTACTTGGAGAATTTGCAATATGTTAGCCTGGTGGTGCCAG CCTGAGTTATATGTTGGACGAGGAATGCAAGAAGGCCAAGTATCTTTACTAaa ATATACAACATTTTGGACAATTCTCTTGtcaagcaaatttttatttagctACTACTTTGag ATTAAGCCTCTTGTGGAGCCCACAAAAGAAATTATGAAGGTCAATGTGAATAAATATGAGTGGCATGAATTCTTTCCTCAAG TCAAAAGCAACGCTGGAGCTATTCTTGCTGTATGGGCCCCTATAATTCTT GTCTATTTTATGGACACACAAATTTGGTATTCTGTATTTTGTACCATCTTTGGTGGTATGTGTGGTATTATTCATCATCTTGGTGAG ATTCGTACAATGGGAATGGTGAGAAGTCGATTCTGTACCTTACCAGAAGCATTCAATATCTATCTTGTTCCTCATTCAACTAtgacaaagaaaaagggaatgTTGCCTAGTTtcttggaaaataaaatatttaag AATTTAGGTAAAGCTGAAAGACATGATCCGACAAAGTTTGCTCTTGTTTGGAACCAGATAATAAATAGCTTCCGCTCAGAGGATCTAATAAGTAATAG AGAGATGGACTTGATGACAATGCCCATGTCACTAGAGCATAAGTCTGGTTCTATTCGTTGGCCCATGTTTTTACTCGCCAAAAAG TTTTCAGAAGCAGTGGATATGGTAGCCAATTTTACTGGAAAAAGTGTGCACCTCTTTAGGAAAATTAAGAAGGATAATTACATGCTTTGCGCGATCAATGATTTCTATGAATTGACAAAaagtattttgaaatttttggttATTGGTGAGGTAGAGAAGAG GATCATAGCTGCCATCTATACTGAAATCGAGAAGAGTATTCAGAATGCAAGTCTATTGGATGATTTTAGGATGGATCATTTGCCTTCACTGGTTGACAAGTTTGACCGATTGGCACAACTTCTG AACACAAATACACAAGAACTTCAATATGAGGTGACAATTTTACTCCAAGATATTATTGATATTCTGGTCCAAGATATGTTTGTAGACGCTCAAAG TGTGTTAGTTCTTATTAATTCTTCTAAAACTCTAATCTCGGATGATCATGGAACCTTTGAGTACTACAAACCAGAGCTCTTTGCATCTATTAACTCAATTTCTGAGAATGGTCCACTAAAAGAGCAG GTGAAACGCCTCTACCTTCTACTTAATACTAAAGAAAAGGCTATGGAAGCACCGTCAAATTTAGAGGCTCGGCGACGCATTTCATTTTTTGCCACATCCCTTTTTATGGATATGCCACTTGCTCCCAAGGTCAGCAGTATGCTGTCATTTAG CATAATAACTCCCTATTTCAATGAAGAGGTGAGGTTTTCAGAGGACGAACTTCATTCAGATCAAGACGAGGCATCCGTTCTTTCCTACATGCAAAAGATATATCCAG ATGAAtggaaaaattttttggaacggCTTGGTCCAAAGGTCACCCAAGAAGAAATCAGATATTGGGCTTCTTTCCGTGGTCAAACATTAAGCCGAACTG TCCGAGGAATGATGTATTACAGAAAAGCACTGAGACTGCAGGCTTTCTTAGACAAGACAAATGACCAAG AATTATTCAAAGGACCTGCGGCAAATGGGCGACAGACTAAGAACATGCACCCATCATTGGGAACTGAACTAGACGCACTTGCTGATATGAAATTTTCATACGTCATCTCATGTCAGAAGTTTGGGGAACAGAAATCTAATGGTGATCCCCATGCTCAAGACATTATCGATCTAATGACAAG ATATCCAGCTCTACGTGTTGCCTACATTGAAGAGAAGGAAATCATAGTAAATAATAGGCCACATAAGGTTTATTCATCAGTTTTAATAAAagcagaaaataatttagaccAG GAAATATACCGTATAAAGCTGCCTGGCCCACCCCTTATTGGAGAAGGGAAGCCTGAAAATCAAAATCATGCTATTATATTCACCCGTGGAGAAGCTCTACAAACAATTGATATGAACCAG GACAACTATTTGGAAGAAGCTTACAAGATGAGAAACGTCCTTCAAGAATTTGTTAGGCATCCTAGGGGCAAAGCTCCAACTATCCTTGGGCTTAGAGAGCATATCTTCACTGGAAG TGTTTCTTCGCTTGCAGGATTCATGTCATATCAAGAAACAAGCTTTGTTACAATTGGACAAAGATTTCTTGCTGACCCCCTCAG GGTGCGGTTTCACTATGGCCATCCAGACATTTTTGATCGGATGTTTCATTTGACAAGAGGTGGCATAAGCAAAGCGTCCAAAACTATTAACTTAAGTGAGGATGTGTTTGCTG GGTATAATTCCATATTGCGCCGTGGACATATAACTTATAACGAGTACATTCAAGTTGGCAAAGGGCGTGATGTTGGTCTTAAtcagatatcaaaatttgaagcTAAAGTTGCAAATGGGAATAGTGAACAAACACTTAGCCGTGATATCCATCGGCTTGGGCGACGCTTTGACTTTTTCAGGATGCTGTCTTGCTATTTCACAACAGTGGGATTTTACTTCAATAGTCTA ATATCAGTTGTAGGCGTTTATGTTTTCCTCTACGGGCAATTGTATTTGGTTCTTAGCGGCCTGCAGAGGGCTCTGTTAATTGAAGCTCAGACTCAAAATATGAAGTCCTTAGAAACTGCCCTGGTATCTCAGTCTTTTCTCCAGCTGGGTCTGCTTACAGGATTGCCTATGGTGATGGAGCTAGGTCTGGAAAAAGGTTTTCGAGTAGCTTTGAGTGATTTTATCCTCATGCAACTGCAGTTGGCTTCAGTTTTCTTCACATTTTCTCTTGGAACAAAAGCTCACTATTATGGACGTACCATTCTTCATGGTGGTGCAAAATACCGACCAACAGGGCGTAAATTTGTCGCTTTCCATGCAAGCTTTACTGAAAACTATCAGTTATATTCCCGAAGTCATTTTGTCAAAGGATTTGAATTGGTCTTCCTTTTGataatttatcatatatttagaAGATCGTATGTGAGCACTGCGGTGCATGTGATGATCACATACTCAACGTGGTTTATGGCAGTGACTTGGCTGTttgcaccttttctttttaatccgGCTGGTTTTGCTTGGCGTAAGATTGTTGAGGATTGGGCAGACTGGACTATATGGATGAGAAACCAAGGGGGCATAGGGGTGCAACCAGAAAAGAGCTGGGAATCATGGTGGAATGCCGAGAATGCACACCTCCGTCACTCCGTATTGAGTTCTAGGATTCTTGAAGTGTTGCTCTCCTTACGCTTCTTCATCTATCAATATGGACTTGTCTATCATCTCAAGATATCTCAAGACAACAAAAATTTCCTAGTCTACTTGCTTTCTTGGGTTGTTATTATTGCCATTGTTGGGTTAGTTAAG CTTGTTAACTGGGCTAGCCGTCGGTTGAGCTCAAAGCACCAACTTGTCTTCAGGCTTATCAAATTGTTAATATTCCTTTCAGTGATGACCTCCTTAATTCTTCTCTCTTGCCTCTGCCAACTATCCATCATGGATTTAATCATATGTTGCCTCGCTTTCATACCAACCGGTTGGGGTCTCCTTCTT ATTGTTCAAGTTTTGAGACCAAAAATAGAATA